ACTACACTGTTCGGTCAACAAAGTGAGCAGCTATTGGACGCAGGATTTTTCCTCAGTGGGCTTCGGGTGGCACGCATGAAGGACAGGCGGTGGGGGTGACCTCACCTCCCAGCAGCATTTCCTGCAGGAGGCTGTCGACCTTGGCCGAGCCAAAGAGCCTGGCGAGCTGGACCTGCTCGATCATGTGCCAGGCCACGCTCTGCAGCACGGGcagcaggagcagcagctcGCCGAATCGGCCGCGAGACTCCTGCTGCCGGTCGGCGACGTAGTCGGCCAGGCCGACCTGCAGCTGGTACCTTAGCTGCTTTATGTGTTGCGCGTCGCTCAGGCCCTTCGCGTCTGCAGAGACCAACATGGGACAAtgaacaatgttttttttaaatacagccCCAATTCTGGCCTGTTCGCAAGTTACGTCACAGAAACATTTTACGAATAGTGGGCGTGCAAATAGTTTTGACTGTGTTGGGGTCACGTGCCGTCGGAGTTCATACCTgggtcaaagaaaatgatggcCTTCAGGCAAGCGAACTCACTGTCATCTACCTGGAGTTCCTGGCAAGGCAGGACAAGTTCCTCCAGGATCCTCGTCGCTATCCGGTTGACCTCGAGCTCGGCACAGTTCCGGGTTATGATTTGACCATTTCCTGACGAAAACAGGATGAAATATCGATCGAAATAGAATGGCGAGCCAGCGAGAAGCTGACGGTACAGCAACTTTAGGTCAAAGTACCACCAACTTCCATGAGAAGAACAGATAAAGTGTTCTCACAGAACCATTGAGGTTAGGCATTGGTCGTGTAGTTAGTTAACCTTTCTTTACCTCCTCACAACTTTACATGCATGATTACATAGCAAAATAACCAATCTTCTTTTCATGCTGACCAaaataatgtccccataatcacaggatttaataaaataaaatgataatttGCCAAAGACTATCCTAATACACCTGTATGATTCTTACCTAGAAGtagcatgtctttgaactgcaTTGACCTCTTGATGACCCCGAGGAGCAGATGTTCCCCAGCATGAGTACGCAGTAGAACaacctgggggggagggagagaaaaatAAAGAGAGAGGGGGACAAGGGAAGAAGGGAATGGGAGAGGGAGaaacagagggagggagagacaaGAGGCTGAAACCTTGTTTCCCTGTGGTTATTCTGCTATAAATGCCACCAATGAGCTGAGCATTTAAGTAAAGGAAAATATTATAATCTTAAACTTATGACCATTTTCTGAGCCAAAAACATGCTATGTAAGTGTGACAAATTGGTTTGGACATTTCTTTAAGCCTCTGTCTCTTCCTGATTTTCCTATAAAGAATTagtatttgtatttttgtaaaaCATGTTAGTTAGGCATCGTCATATAATCTCTAGTATTGAGGTGTGGATATTGCTTGGTCAGACAGCCATGCAAGCTTGTTCACCGCCCACCAGACTGGCTGCTGCACACCGAGCCTCACCTGGTCGTCCAGCGGGAGCTCGCAGAAGGCGGGGATGTACTTGGCCCACTCTACCAGTACAAGCAGCTGTTGTCTCATGGATTCACACACGTCTGGGATGGTCGCGACCTTCCTAATCCGGATGTCCCCGTGTAGGAGCGAATCCGGTACCGATATCTGTGACACAATCCATGATACTCACTTGTATAGCGGTTCACCAAAGTAACAGGAAGTAACACTCCTGGATATGTTAGAATCTGAAATATAACATCAATATTTATTGTGCTACAAAATGGGCCCCCAGTGCTGTGTATCTGCTGGAGTATATGGTATTATTCAACTACTGGTTCTGTTTCTAATCATGACATAAAGCCCTGCATCACAATAATTTTCAAAGCACAAGCAAAATTGCTGTTGTCTTCAAATGTGTTTAATAAGCTAAGGAATCTGGGGCAAAACCCCCATTTATAGTACATGGTCTACTGTCAGGGACACATCCCAGAAAGGCGGGACATAAGAAAGTCAAATACACTTAGCAGATGCTTCTATCAAAAGTGAGGTCCATTTCAGAAGTTCAGGGTCAGCCGGTCCCTGGAGACACTGGGGGTTATGggttttgctcaagggcccaatggtaaaatcactctaccagccatgggatttcacccagcaaccttctgatcacaagcacagagtctcaacccacagagccacacactgccgccatccatccatccatccattttctataaccgcttatacacactcacacaaagtGTGAAATAAATTTTTATGTGATCCTGAATTGGACAGAAAccggatggatgaatagataatcatatataatatataatctaGATGATTATAATCTGTTTTTGATACTGGATACTTTCTTCCCTGAGGCTACATGTGATAAATCCAGATCACCCGCATATCTGTACCTGTCTTGAGAGCATGTCTGCCTGTACGAGTGCGCTGATGGGGGGCAGGCTGGCATCCTCATGTCCTGACCTCCGCCTGCTTATTCTGTCTCTCTCGTTCTGCACCGCTGGGTGGGAAACAGGCAGAGGAGTCACGTCATCATCGCTGGAGTCACAGATCGCTGTTCCACTTCTTCAGCACCAAAAACCCACTCCTTGTACGCTTAATACAATCTTAGTTACCCTACCAAACGATTAACAGCACAGCGGTGTCTATTTATAACTCACCAGCTTCGAAAACCTACATCTGAATCTGAGCTGCTTTCTTCACAAAAACCCCCAGCTGTGAATCACTTTTTAGGCAGATAAGGACAGGAGAATAATGGTGAGATAGATTAACATATATTGACCTTCTTTCTTCATTCCTGCTCGAAAGCATTTCTTCAGCCGACAGTATCTGCACTGATTCCTTTTATCTTTATCCACAACACACTGTCTGTCGAACCTAGACAATGAAACATTGCAAACAGGTACAAATTATCAGATGGATGAACCAAAGGTTGAAGTCGATGAGAAAAGAATACCAGTAATGTCGGTATTTGGATCTCAGATTTGGATCACAGATTGTATAAAATCTTGATACTTCTAACAAATCTGTATCTGGAGTGAAATATTATCATGAGTACTGGTTCAGGCAGACATGGGGCATACTTCACTATGGAAGGCACCTTGGAATGGGACACACTTCACTATGGAAGGCACCTTGGAATGGGACACACTTCACTATTGGAGGCACCTTGGAATGGGACACACTTCACTATTGGAGGCACCTTGGAACGGGACACACTTCACTATTGGAGGCACCTTGGAATGGGACACACTTCACTATGGAAGGCACCTTGGAATGGGACACACTTCACTATGGAAGGCACCTTGGAATGACACACTTCAATACTGGAATCCCCTAAGGCATGGGACACATTTAGGAATGGGACCCACTTCAGTATGAAGCACACTTAAGAATGGAACACACTAAAGAAGGGGATACACATTTAGGAAAGTGACACACTTCACTTTGGGATGTATTTTGGAATGAGATGCACGATGCACTTCAGAACTGAATATACATTTAGGAATGGGATACACTTTACCATTTGGTGCACTTTAGAATCGGATGCACATTTAGGAATGACACACTTATGAATGGGATGTATATTCAGGAATGAGACAGTCTCACCTGCACGAGTAGACATGGTTCTTGCGGACGCTGCGGCGGAAGAAGCCCTTGCAGCCATCGCAGCTGGAGGAGCCGTAATGTTTGCCAGTGGCCCGGTCTCCGCAGATGTTACACAGGGCGCCCGGCTCAGGGTAGGTGGCTCCGTGTGCGCTGGCGCTCACCACGGGGGAGTCTGAAATCAGGGGAGGCTATGTGTCAAAATGGATTCTGCTGACAATAGATTAACTCAATGCCTCTGCTCCATAACTGTagtgtctgcatgttctccctaaGTTGTGTTGGTTTCCAATTGGTAGTGTAATCTACTCCCACAGTcgaaaaacatgcagttaattaaatttaaatggcTAAAGTAGccaggtgtgtgggggggggttccattATAGGGACTAAATGTTTCCACAATGAtcataaaaacctgtcattttgacgttgtggggaccactttTTCAGTCCCCGGGGAAATACAAGCActaggggaaactcaatttaatagatatctgtgactgcaatcaaaaaactaagaagtcttgtattttgtttagttatttatggttaaggttacggctgagtaggggttaaggtcgtcattgtaaggattaaggtttttcccatacaaatgaatggatggtcccggcaaagatataaatacatatgtgtgtatgtgtgtgcgtgtgcgtgtgcgcgcatgtgtgtgtgcatgcactgCCTGAGATAGGCTCTAGGCCTTCTTGTTGTTGGGAGATGGATGAATGATTATTGTTACTGTAGAACATCTGAAGGGACAAATTGGGACAAGTTGGGACAGTGGTTCTGAAATGTCATATGCTGACCCTGATGGGCCAGATGTACACAGGGTCCATTCCCTCTGAAAACCTAATATCCTCCGTGCTAATATCACATCAGTTAAATCGTTAAACAGGCAAGCAGTTAAGCACTGACTATAATCAAGTACATACACCTGCCTTACAGGGATATTATCAAAGGCAATCCTTACAAATAATCATCTGCAagcttggcaaaaaaaaaatcctgcataTTGACATACTGTGTACAACGCAAATTCAGAAAAAATAGCAAATTATGGAAATTTTCACATTCACTCCATTAAAACCCCTTTAAACGTAGAAGCACAAGTCACAAAACACGTAGTAAAGGGAAGATTAGTGACTGTGGACAGAAGGACATCGATGATAATCAAACAAACAGGAATTCATCAGGGACACTTGATACAATGATAGGATCTCCTTTCATACAGGAAGTGACAATACTTTCAGGTACTTTTTTACTTTGTGTCTCATCACATTTACCcatatttaaaacatatttaaaagaaAGCACATGTACCTTTCAGCCTAATgcgtttttaaaatgtatgtcaAACAATCCTGTTTCCCAAATAAAAGACTCATTGTATGAATGATTTATGGCAGCACACCAAATACACACTATAAAATTAAACTCCTCATTCAGTAGCTGTACCATTTACATTAAGGCTTTTTCCTGTGGTAAACAAAGGGCACACTGAAAGCCAGTCAGTGACAGATGTATTAACTACACTATTTTACTTACTTAACAATGGGAATTGATGATCACGTCACTCAATACGCTGATTGCTTTTATTCTGATCAAAGGGAATAGTAAGTCTACATATGCAATAGGAACCACATTGATCACAATGCAGTGCAGTGTTTTTATTCACAGTTTTGTGGATTGATAGTTCTCTAATTTATACACAATCAAGAGGATTATTTCAACaaactaaaagaaaaaacagcatTAACTAATACCATGACAATGCCATACTGCTGAAAATGTTATTTCTGATTTTGATACAAATTTTCTaacttaatataaaaaaataacacaaaggATCAATTAAACTCCAGAAAAGAGCAAGTGTTTAATGTGTACTTAAATAAATAAGCTTGAAAACGAACACATACATTTAAATTGTTACAAAATGCTTACAATACCATCAATTATCCTTCCAGTCAGCATGGAACAATTCAATATTTATTCATTCCTTCTGCAGTAGTTCAAATTACTCCATtactccattcatccattttgtAAAACttctcctattcagggtcatggggggtctggagcctatcctggaggctacaggtgcaaggcagggaacaacccaggatgggacaccaacccatcgcaggacacactcacacaccattcactcacacatgcacacctatggcaATTTGGTAACGCCaaccaacctcagcatgtttttggactgtggaggaaaccccacgatgacacagggaaccacacacatggaaccctggcagagacttgaaaCCAGGTCCCAGAGGCATGAGGCCAGCGCACCACCCCCTCAAattacacatatacacatgtaTATGTACGCATGAACCTGTCAGAGGAAACTGGTCTCGCAAACTGGAGTTTTAGCGGCAGACTCACCGAGGGCCACGGGGAGAAGCTGGAGATTCTCAAACTCTAGCGTGGTGTAAGCCGGGTCCAGGGCGTCGCTGTAATCCACCATCTCCATGTCTAACAGCGTTCCTGACAAAGTCATCCTCAGCCACCTGACAGCAAGTGAGAGGCTCACGTCTGCTGATAACAGGGattcccccgcccccccccccccccaactcctcCTAGGCGGTCCCACCCGCCCTCCCATGTCAGAGAGCACCTGTGAAGGTAAGATGTAGAGGATTCCTCAAGTGACTGGCTGCACGTGTCTCAAGGTGACctttggggtggggtggtgcaTTAATATGTAGCCAGCAGATGCAGCTGCTGCTCTGGAGCTGTTTTTGGTCTGTGATTTTACATCCAAGTATCTGTATTGATACAGCTAGATCAGAAGGATGCATTAAATACACACTATGTGGTCGAGTTTGTGGAAAGATAGTGGATGTATTTGTGGTATGAAAAACCACACTGATACAATGCAACAGGATTAAAAGCAACAGGAATGAAATACCTTCATATTTGCTACTGGCTGTAACAGGTGAATCACTGTTTGACCAATGTAGAGCAAATTTCAGTGTAGAGCTGGTGCGCATTTTCAGTACAGCGGAGCTAcgtaaatgtaaattttatatCCCAAAGCAGCTGGTAGGATGGTATCACCTCAAAAACAGCCCTGTACCTGTTAAAATCAATTCTAATGATATTACATTGTGAGTTAAAATAAATAGCTATTATTCATTATTGTGTGTTACTCACCATCAGCATGACCAAAATGAAAGTTACACCCATAATCTGGCTAATGTTTAAAACCATTTAAGCCTTTCAAAAATGTTGCTGCGATACTAGATATCACAACACAGTCATAAGGAAGGTGATAAACGACACGTTACACAAATAAGTATGTCAGACATACTGTAAGTCAGTAAACTGCAAAGTTCACATTGCAGAATTATAAACACCAGTTTTGGCAATGCTGACTTATCACGCTGCATACATTTCCTTAAAACAAAAAGAATTGTCTTGGAAATGCCCCATGAAGGCACATCCTATTCGACTCCCAGCCCATGCCAATGCAATAATATTTTGAATTCTTTAGGGCCCCTGTTGCTCAGGGGctcttggaatcatcctaactacccccccccccctttccggCACCCCTGCCTGTTCACATGTAGGCTCCCACAACACAGTGAACCGGTTCAGCTCCGAGGAGAGTATCTTATCTGCGTGGCCATTTCATTCCGTATCTCATGCGTCGTCATCTTTTCTCAAAACTCAGCGAAACCAAGCTCAATAAAACATTATCTCCAAGGTCAGACCGTTACTCACTAATCGGACCAATGATTAGAAGACACCACAACCTGAAAGCTACTTTCTCCATGATAAGGA
This genomic interval from Paramormyrops kingsleyae isolate MSU_618 chromosome 8, PKINGS_0.4, whole genome shotgun sequence contains the following:
- the LOC111860012 gene encoding hepatocyte nuclear factor 4-alpha-like, which produces MTLSGTLLDMEMVDYSDALDPAYTTLEFENLQLLPVALDSPVVSASAHGATYPEPGALCNICGDRATGKHYGSSSCDGCKGFFRRSVRKNHVYSCRFDRQCVVDKDKRNQCRYCRLKKCFRAGMKKEAVQNERDRISRRRSGHEDASLPPISALVQADMLSRQISVPDSLLHGDIRIRKVATIPDVCESMRQQLLVLVEWAKYIPAFCELPLDDQVVLLRTHAGEHLLLGVIKRSMQFKDMLLLGNGQIITRNCAELEVNRIATRILEELVLPCQELQVDDSEFACLKAIIFFDPDAKGLSDAQHIKQLRYQLQVGLADYVADRQQESRGRFGELLLLLPVLQSVAWHMIEQVQLARLFGSAKVDSLLQEMLLGGLMNETHFASPLLHQNGVPECLSNNCVVDSNMLLSDRLISSPETPLTSPLATSVCEQYNQGDITMLHKDVPLLPQHIPTKQESH